The genomic window GCATCCAAAATACTAGCTCTATCCTCTATGCTGACAGTGTAAGCGCCTTCGACTCTTTTGGCGGTCCAGTGATTCCCTTGAAGTGTTTGTGCATTCATCGTGACTGAGATTGTACTACTCAATATTAATATCAGTGTTTGTTTCATTGAGTTTAGCGAGGGTGCATTTGTTTAACTGTTTTTCCTCCGTTGGCAGGTTGACGGTGCCGTGCTTTCCCCAATGCTGCTACTGGCTCCGGTGACCACCACTGCTTTGTCGATATCCGGCATCCTGGCTTGTTTCATTTCCGTGGCTTCAAGGGTTCTGGTCATAGGTTCTTTTCTTTTCTCTGAACAACGATCGGCCGAACACCACGCCATTGTGAAAGACGATGTTTGTTGCCTGAGGATACCCAAAAGGTAATGTGGAAGCGGCTGTGGAACTGAGGCACCTCCGCTACTTTGTTGCTGTCGCCGAGGCCGAGAACGTCTCGCGCGCGGCGCTGAAACTTCACGTCTCTCAACCGCCGTTAAGTCGTCAGATTCGCGATCTTGAAGATGAGCTCGGTTTCCTTCTGCTCAAACGCACGGCAAAATCGGTCAGCCTAACAGAGGCCGGTCGCACGTTCTTGAACGAAGCTCGCGCGGTGTTGCAACGAGCTGACGAAGGCGTGAAAAAGGCGCGAGCAGTTGCCACTGCGGGTGAGACCGACCTGCACGTCGGCTACTCACCGACGCCATTCGCCGAAATTCTGCCCAAAACCTTACGGGGATTTCAGAGAGCGATGCCAAAGGTGCACGTCAGATTGCACGATTGGAGCAACAAAACCATTCTCGCTGGCATACGCGATGGCCGGATTCAACTCGGATTGACAACTCGTTCCCCAAAGACTGGTGCGCTGCACGATGTGCGATATGAGGAGTTGTTCCGCCAACGCGTTTGCGTGGCGGTCGCCCCGCAGCATCCCTTTGCCCGCCGCCGCGCCATTCCGATTGCCGAAGTTGCGGCCGAACCGGTGATTGGCCTCACCCGCGAAGACTATCCGAATTACTACGATTTACTCTCGGTCATCTTTTCGAAGGTGAAACAGAAACCGCGCGTCATCGAGGAACATGACAGCATGCCCGGCGTCCTGTCGGTCGTCGAAGCGGGAAGCGGCGTTGCCGTTGCGGTAGACTTTGGTTACAGTTTCGGAAAACGAATAAAGTTCTTGCACCTCACTCCTGAGCCGAAGCCATTTT from Pirellulales bacterium includes these protein-coding regions:
- a CDS encoding LysR family transcriptional regulator encodes the protein MEAAVELRHLRYFVAVAEAENVSRAALKLHVSQPPLSRQIRDLEDELGFLLLKRTAKSVSLTEAGRTFLNEARAVLQRADEGVKKARAVATAGETDLHVGYSPTPFAEILPKTLRGFQRAMPKVHVRLHDWSNKTILAGIRDGRIQLGLTTRSPKTGALHDVRYEELFRQRVCVAVAPQHPFARRRAIPIAEVAAEPVIGLTREDYPNYYDLLSVIFSKVKQKPRVIEEHDSMPGVLSVVEAGSGVAVAVDFGYSFGKRIKFLHLTPEPKPFSVGIVARKGRLSWAAEKFWQCAKDVASVK